The following are from one region of the Candidatus Kinetoplastibacterium crithidii genome:
- the yidD gene encoding membrane protein insertion efficiency factor YidD encodes MHKKIVILLIESYQHILSPWIGKQCRFNPSCSQYAIESIKRYNIFYAFWLIFYRLLRCNPWCKGGQDPVPYQLNKKNDINKK; translated from the coding sequence ATGCATAAAAAAATCGTAATTCTACTAATTGAATCTTATCAACATATTTTAAGCCCTTGGATTGGTAAGCAATGCAGATTCAATCCTTCTTGTTCTCAGTATGCTATTGAATCCATTAAAAGATATAATATTTTTTATGCTTTCTGGTTAATTTTTTATCGATTATTACGTTGTAATCCTTGGTGCAAAGGAGGACAAGATCCGGTACCGTATCAATTAAATAAGAAAAATGATATAAACAAAAAATAG
- the rnpA gene encoding ribonuclease P protein component: MNTNYKKRSRFPAGARLHKSHEYKTVINSHPVAKGKLFYVNSFLHDNANITSLQTSRIGLIFSKKMAHKAVVRNSLKRVVRESFRAKANIIPRGDYVVRLRSKAPACSLKVLKKNARSEIDYHFSKISKCIKKS; this comes from the coding sequence TTGAATACTAACTACAAAAAAAGATCTAGATTTCCTGCTGGTGCTCGTTTACATAAATCTCATGAATACAAGACCGTTATTAACAGCCACCCAGTAGCTAAGGGCAAATTGTTTTATGTTAATTCATTCTTGCATGACAATGCAAATATAACGTCGCTACAAACCAGTAGGATTGGTCTAATTTTTTCTAAAAAAATGGCCCATAAAGCAGTTGTACGTAATTCTCTCAAAAGAGTTGTACGTGAATCATTTAGAGCAAAAGCAAATATAATTCCTAGAGGAGATTACGTTGTGCGTTTGCGCTCTAAAGCACCTGCTTGCTCATTAAAAGTTCTAAAAAAAAATGCTAGATCTGAAATTGATTACCATTTTAGCAAAATATCAAAATGCATAAAAAAATCGTAA
- the rpmH gene encoding 50S ribosomal protein L34, with translation MKRTYQPSVLRRKRTHGFRIRMKTRSGRAIINARRAKGRKRLSV, from the coding sequence ATGAAACGAACTTATCAACCTTCTGTCTTGCGCCGCAAGCGCACACATGGCTTTCGCATAAGAATGAAAACAAGATCCGGGCGTGCTATAATTAATGCACGTAGAGCAAAGGGAAGAAAACGCCTATCTGTTTAA